The following are from one region of the Acipenser ruthenus chromosome 19, fAciRut3.2 maternal haplotype, whole genome shotgun sequence genome:
- the esrp2 gene encoding epithelial splicing regulatory protein 2 isoform X1: protein MASHNDTVVVLFGATAGANGVKLGSDERELILLVWQIVDLQNKKVGKLHRCLVKPDSLELTEQCKEDTALNLDDISKAEPLDDVLQQFHQSVSSELKLLGRSSFTLCTDGPLLIRQVFHPEASNKNLVLPDCFYSFVDLRKELHKCCPNSGSAQDHTLSSMAEYLNIPTENTETSAGVWEVKTMAAVVLRLLSEPHNHKFTDFETVKCKFETGACRKSEAVDSETVIRARGLPWQSSDQDIARFFKGLNIAKGGVALCLNAQGRRNGEALVRFVSPEHRDLALERHKHHMGSRYIEVYKATGEEFLKIAGGTSNEVAQFLSKENQVIIRMRGLPFTATAEEVLSFLGPDCPVTDDKEGLLFVKYPDGRPTGDAFVLFACEEYAQNAIKKHREILGKRYIELFRSTAAEVQQVLNRYMSTPLISTLPPPMLPVIPQPFIMTGPARDCVRLRGLPYTATIEDILEFMAEFTVDIKPHGVHMVLNQQGRPSGDAFIQMNSAERSFLVAQKCHKKMMKDRYVEVFQCSGEEMSFVLMGGTLNRSGLSPPPCKLPCLSPPGYAFQTAAAVIPEAALYQPQALLASPRTPQHPAPAAPPAITYYSTQAHAHAHAQAQAQAQAQAQLYMNMSMNMNYTAYYPSPPVSPTTVGYFAGPHGSMVAAQASPSAMLPQPGALVRMQGLPYNTGVKEILSFFQGYQLHPDSVLVLYNFSGQCSGEALVTFPNVDTAKQAVAERSERTLAGRYINLFVV from the exons ATGGCTTCGCACAATGATACTGTGGTGGTGTTGTTTGGGGCAACAGCTGGTGCAAATGGGGTTAAACTGGGTTCGGATGAGAGGGAATTAATTCTCTTGGTGTGGCAAATTGTGGATCTGCAGAACAAAAAG GTGGGGAAATTACACAGGTGCCTTGTAAAACCCGACAGTCTGGAACTAACAGAGCAGTGTAAAGAAGACACGGCTCTGAATTTGGATGACATTTCTAAAGCCGAGCCTTTAGACGACGTTCTGCAACAG TTTCACCAGTCCGTGTCGAGCGAGCTGAAGCTCCTGGGTAGGAGCTCCTTTACACTCTGCACAGACGGGCCCTTGCTTATCAGACAGGTCTTCCATCCAGAGGCCTCCAACAAG AATCTGGTCCTGCCAGATTGTTTTTATTCCTTTGTTGACCTGCGGAAGGAGCTTCACAAATGTTGTCCCAACTCCGGCTCTGCACAGGATCACACCCTTTCCTCCATGGCAGAAT ATTTAAACATCCCTACAGAAAACACAGAGACAAGCGCAGGGGTCTGGGAGGTGAAAACTATGGCAGCAGTCGTTTTACGACTTCTTTCTGAACCACACA ATCACAAATTCACAGACTTTGAGACCGTGAAGTGCAAGTTTGAAACCGGCGCCTG CAGGAAGTCGGAGGCTGTGGACAGCGAGACAGTGATCCGAGCCAGGGGACTCCCGTGGCAGTCTTCAGACCAGGACATTGCCAGGTTCTTCAAAGGGCTCAACATCGCCAA GGGCGGGGTGGCGCTGTGCCTCAATGCACAGGGCAGGCGGAACGGAGAGGCACTTGTTCGGTTTGTCAGTCCGGAGCACAGAGACCTGGCCCTGGAGAGACACAAGCATCACATGGGCAGCCGGTATATAGAG GTTTATAAAGCTACAGGAGAGGAATTTCTGAAAATAGCAGGTG gcactTCCAATGAAGTCGCCCAGTTCCTGTCAAAGGAGAACCAGGTGATCATCCGCATGCGCGGGCTGCCCTTCACCGCCACCGCGGAGGAGGTGCTCAGCTTCCTGGGTCCAGACTGCCCTGTGACGGACGACAAGGAGGGGCTGCTCTTCGTCAAGTACCCTGATGGGAGGCCCACGGGGGACGCCTTTGTGCTGTTTGCCTGCGAGGAGTATGCTCAGAACGCCATCAAGAAGCACAGGGAGATCCTGGGCAAGCGCTACATAGAGCTGTTCCGCAGCACTGCGGCAGAGGTGCAGCAG GTGTTGAACCGGTACATGTCCACACCTCTGATCTCCACACTGCCACCCCCCATGCTGCCGGTGATCCCCCAGCCCTTCATCATGACGGGGCCGGCACGGGACTGCGTGCGGCTCAGGGGCCTCCCCTACACCGCCACCATCGAGGACATCCTGGAGTTCATGGCCGAGTTCACAGTGGACATCAAGCCCCACGGCGTCCACATGGTCCTCAACCAGCAG GGTCGCCCATCCGGGGATGCCTTCATTCAGATGAACTCCGCGGAGCGCTCCTTCCTGGTGGCTCAGAAGTGCCACAAAAAGATGATGAAGGACCGCTACGTGGAGGTGTTCCAGTGCTCCGGGGAGGAGATGAGTTTTGTTTTAATGGGTGGCACTTTAAACCGTAGTGGCTTGTCCCCACCGCCATGTAAGTTACCAT GCCTCTCCCCCCCTGGCTACGCTTTCCAGACCGCTGCCGCAGTGATCCCCGAAGCAGCTCTTTACCAGCCTCAAGCCCTGCTGGCCTCTCCCAGGACCCCCCAGCACCCTGCCCCCGCAGCGCCCCCTGCTATCACTTACTACTCTACGCAGGCCCACGCGCACGCCCACGCCCAGGCCCAGGCCCAGGCCCAGGCACAGGCCCAGCTCTACATGAACATGAGCATGAACATGAACTACACTGCATACTACCCGAG CCCCCCTGTCTCTCCCACCACCGTGGGTTACTTTGCTGGTCCACACGGCTCCATGGTTGCTGCCCAGGCCTCCCCCAGCGCCATGCTGCCCCAGCCGGGAGCCCTGGTACGAATGCAGGGGCTTCCCTACAACACCGGCGTCAAGGAGATCCTCAGCTTCTTCCAGGGATACCAG CTCCACCCAGACTCTGTTCTCGTGCTTTACAACTTCAGCGGCCAGTGCAGCGGGGAGGCGTTGGTGACTTTTCCGAATGTTGACACGGCGAAGCAAGCCGTGGCCGAGAGATCGGAGCGGACCCTGGCAGGTCGCTACATCAACCTCTTTGTGGTGTaa
- the esrp2 gene encoding epithelial splicing regulatory protein 2 isoform X2, with product MASHNDTVVVLFGATAGANGVKLGSDERELILLVWQIVDLQNKKVGKLHRCLVKPDSLELTEQCKEDTALNLDDISKAEPLDDVLQQFHQSVSSELKLLGRSSFTLCTDGPLLIRQVFHPEASNKNLVLPDCFYSFVDLRKELHKCCPNSGSAQDHTLSSMAEYLNIPTENTETSAGVWEVKTMAAVVLRLLSEPHNHKFTDFETVKCKFETGACRKSEAVDSETVIRARGLPWQSSDQDIARFFKGLNIAKGGVALCLNAQGRRNGEALVRFVSPEHRDLALERHKHHMGSRYIEVYKATGEEFLKIAGGTSNEVAQFLSKENQVIIRMRGLPFTATAEEVLSFLGPDCPVTDDKEGLLFVKYPDGRPTGDAFVLFACEEYAQNAIKKHREILGKRYIELFRSTAAEVQQVLNRYMSTPLISTLPPPMLPVIPQPFIMTGPARDCVRLRGLPYTATIEDILEFMAEFTVDIKPHGVHMVLNQQGRPSGDAFIQMNSAERSFLVAQKCHKKMMKDRYVEVFQCSGEEMSFVLMGGTLNRSGLSPPPCLSPPGYAFQTAAAVIPEAALYQPQALLASPRTPQHPAPAAPPAITYYSTQAHAHAHAQAQAQAQAQAQLYMNMSMNMNYTAYYPSPPVSPTTVGYFAGPHGSMVAAQASPSAMLPQPGALVRMQGLPYNTGVKEILSFFQGYQLHPDSVLVLYNFSGQCSGEALVTFPNVDTAKQAVAERSERTLAGRYINLFVV from the exons ATGGCTTCGCACAATGATACTGTGGTGGTGTTGTTTGGGGCAACAGCTGGTGCAAATGGGGTTAAACTGGGTTCGGATGAGAGGGAATTAATTCTCTTGGTGTGGCAAATTGTGGATCTGCAGAACAAAAAG GTGGGGAAATTACACAGGTGCCTTGTAAAACCCGACAGTCTGGAACTAACAGAGCAGTGTAAAGAAGACACGGCTCTGAATTTGGATGACATTTCTAAAGCCGAGCCTTTAGACGACGTTCTGCAACAG TTTCACCAGTCCGTGTCGAGCGAGCTGAAGCTCCTGGGTAGGAGCTCCTTTACACTCTGCACAGACGGGCCCTTGCTTATCAGACAGGTCTTCCATCCAGAGGCCTCCAACAAG AATCTGGTCCTGCCAGATTGTTTTTATTCCTTTGTTGACCTGCGGAAGGAGCTTCACAAATGTTGTCCCAACTCCGGCTCTGCACAGGATCACACCCTTTCCTCCATGGCAGAAT ATTTAAACATCCCTACAGAAAACACAGAGACAAGCGCAGGGGTCTGGGAGGTGAAAACTATGGCAGCAGTCGTTTTACGACTTCTTTCTGAACCACACA ATCACAAATTCACAGACTTTGAGACCGTGAAGTGCAAGTTTGAAACCGGCGCCTG CAGGAAGTCGGAGGCTGTGGACAGCGAGACAGTGATCCGAGCCAGGGGACTCCCGTGGCAGTCTTCAGACCAGGACATTGCCAGGTTCTTCAAAGGGCTCAACATCGCCAA GGGCGGGGTGGCGCTGTGCCTCAATGCACAGGGCAGGCGGAACGGAGAGGCACTTGTTCGGTTTGTCAGTCCGGAGCACAGAGACCTGGCCCTGGAGAGACACAAGCATCACATGGGCAGCCGGTATATAGAG GTTTATAAAGCTACAGGAGAGGAATTTCTGAAAATAGCAGGTG gcactTCCAATGAAGTCGCCCAGTTCCTGTCAAAGGAGAACCAGGTGATCATCCGCATGCGCGGGCTGCCCTTCACCGCCACCGCGGAGGAGGTGCTCAGCTTCCTGGGTCCAGACTGCCCTGTGACGGACGACAAGGAGGGGCTGCTCTTCGTCAAGTACCCTGATGGGAGGCCCACGGGGGACGCCTTTGTGCTGTTTGCCTGCGAGGAGTATGCTCAGAACGCCATCAAGAAGCACAGGGAGATCCTGGGCAAGCGCTACATAGAGCTGTTCCGCAGCACTGCGGCAGAGGTGCAGCAG GTGTTGAACCGGTACATGTCCACACCTCTGATCTCCACACTGCCACCCCCCATGCTGCCGGTGATCCCCCAGCCCTTCATCATGACGGGGCCGGCACGGGACTGCGTGCGGCTCAGGGGCCTCCCCTACACCGCCACCATCGAGGACATCCTGGAGTTCATGGCCGAGTTCACAGTGGACATCAAGCCCCACGGCGTCCACATGGTCCTCAACCAGCAG GGTCGCCCATCCGGGGATGCCTTCATTCAGATGAACTCCGCGGAGCGCTCCTTCCTGGTGGCTCAGAAGTGCCACAAAAAGATGATGAAGGACCGCTACGTGGAGGTGTTCCAGTGCTCCGGGGAGGAGATGAGTTTTGTTTTAATGGGTGGCACTTTAAACCGTAGTGGCTTGTCCCCACCGCCAT GCCTCTCCCCCCCTGGCTACGCTTTCCAGACCGCTGCCGCAGTGATCCCCGAAGCAGCTCTTTACCAGCCTCAAGCCCTGCTGGCCTCTCCCAGGACCCCCCAGCACCCTGCCCCCGCAGCGCCCCCTGCTATCACTTACTACTCTACGCAGGCCCACGCGCACGCCCACGCCCAGGCCCAGGCCCAGGCCCAGGCACAGGCCCAGCTCTACATGAACATGAGCATGAACATGAACTACACTGCATACTACCCGAG CCCCCCTGTCTCTCCCACCACCGTGGGTTACTTTGCTGGTCCACACGGCTCCATGGTTGCTGCCCAGGCCTCCCCCAGCGCCATGCTGCCCCAGCCGGGAGCCCTGGTACGAATGCAGGGGCTTCCCTACAACACCGGCGTCAAGGAGATCCTCAGCTTCTTCCAGGGATACCAG CTCCACCCAGACTCTGTTCTCGTGCTTTACAACTTCAGCGGCCAGTGCAGCGGGGAGGCGTTGGTGACTTTTCCGAATGTTGACACGGCGAAGCAAGCCGTGGCCGAGAGATCGGAGCGGACCCTGGCAGGTCGCTACATCAACCTCTTTGTGGTGTaa
- the esrp2 gene encoding epithelial splicing regulatory protein 2 isoform X3, with amino-acid sequence MCVFFFFWFIYQSDQKLGKRNTHMSLDQVGKLHRCLVKPDSLELTEQCKEDTALNLDDISKAEPLDDVLQQFHQSVSSELKLLGRSSFTLCTDGPLLIRQVFHPEASNKNLVLPDCFYSFVDLRKELHKCCPNSGSAQDHTLSSMAEYLNIPTENTETSAGVWEVKTMAAVVLRLLSEPHNHKFTDFETVKCKFETGACRKSEAVDSETVIRARGLPWQSSDQDIARFFKGLNIAKGGVALCLNAQGRRNGEALVRFVSPEHRDLALERHKHHMGSRYIEVYKATGEEFLKIAGGTSNEVAQFLSKENQVIIRMRGLPFTATAEEVLSFLGPDCPVTDDKEGLLFVKYPDGRPTGDAFVLFACEEYAQNAIKKHREILGKRYIELFRSTAAEVQQVLNRYMSTPLISTLPPPMLPVIPQPFIMTGPARDCVRLRGLPYTATIEDILEFMAEFTVDIKPHGVHMVLNQQGRPSGDAFIQMNSAERSFLVAQKCHKKMMKDRYVEVFQCSGEEMSFVLMGGTLNRSGLSPPPCKLPCLSPPGYAFQTAAAVIPEAALYQPQALLASPRTPQHPAPAAPPAITYYSTQAHAHAHAQAQAQAQAQAQLYMNMSMNMNYTAYYPSPPVSPTTVGYFAGPHGSMVAAQASPSAMLPQPGALVRMQGLPYNTGVKEILSFFQGYQLHPDSVLVLYNFSGQCSGEALVTFPNVDTAKQAVAERSERTLAGRYINLFVV; translated from the exons atgtgtgtttttttttttttttggttcatttaCCAGTCAGACCAGAAACTCGGGAAAAGGAACACGCACATGAGTTTGGACCAG GTGGGGAAATTACACAGGTGCCTTGTAAAACCCGACAGTCTGGAACTAACAGAGCAGTGTAAAGAAGACACGGCTCTGAATTTGGATGACATTTCTAAAGCCGAGCCTTTAGACGACGTTCTGCAACAG TTTCACCAGTCCGTGTCGAGCGAGCTGAAGCTCCTGGGTAGGAGCTCCTTTACACTCTGCACAGACGGGCCCTTGCTTATCAGACAGGTCTTCCATCCAGAGGCCTCCAACAAG AATCTGGTCCTGCCAGATTGTTTTTATTCCTTTGTTGACCTGCGGAAGGAGCTTCACAAATGTTGTCCCAACTCCGGCTCTGCACAGGATCACACCCTTTCCTCCATGGCAGAAT ATTTAAACATCCCTACAGAAAACACAGAGACAAGCGCAGGGGTCTGGGAGGTGAAAACTATGGCAGCAGTCGTTTTACGACTTCTTTCTGAACCACACA ATCACAAATTCACAGACTTTGAGACCGTGAAGTGCAAGTTTGAAACCGGCGCCTG CAGGAAGTCGGAGGCTGTGGACAGCGAGACAGTGATCCGAGCCAGGGGACTCCCGTGGCAGTCTTCAGACCAGGACATTGCCAGGTTCTTCAAAGGGCTCAACATCGCCAA GGGCGGGGTGGCGCTGTGCCTCAATGCACAGGGCAGGCGGAACGGAGAGGCACTTGTTCGGTTTGTCAGTCCGGAGCACAGAGACCTGGCCCTGGAGAGACACAAGCATCACATGGGCAGCCGGTATATAGAG GTTTATAAAGCTACAGGAGAGGAATTTCTGAAAATAGCAGGTG gcactTCCAATGAAGTCGCCCAGTTCCTGTCAAAGGAGAACCAGGTGATCATCCGCATGCGCGGGCTGCCCTTCACCGCCACCGCGGAGGAGGTGCTCAGCTTCCTGGGTCCAGACTGCCCTGTGACGGACGACAAGGAGGGGCTGCTCTTCGTCAAGTACCCTGATGGGAGGCCCACGGGGGACGCCTTTGTGCTGTTTGCCTGCGAGGAGTATGCTCAGAACGCCATCAAGAAGCACAGGGAGATCCTGGGCAAGCGCTACATAGAGCTGTTCCGCAGCACTGCGGCAGAGGTGCAGCAG GTGTTGAACCGGTACATGTCCACACCTCTGATCTCCACACTGCCACCCCCCATGCTGCCGGTGATCCCCCAGCCCTTCATCATGACGGGGCCGGCACGGGACTGCGTGCGGCTCAGGGGCCTCCCCTACACCGCCACCATCGAGGACATCCTGGAGTTCATGGCCGAGTTCACAGTGGACATCAAGCCCCACGGCGTCCACATGGTCCTCAACCAGCAG GGTCGCCCATCCGGGGATGCCTTCATTCAGATGAACTCCGCGGAGCGCTCCTTCCTGGTGGCTCAGAAGTGCCACAAAAAGATGATGAAGGACCGCTACGTGGAGGTGTTCCAGTGCTCCGGGGAGGAGATGAGTTTTGTTTTAATGGGTGGCACTTTAAACCGTAGTGGCTTGTCCCCACCGCCATGTAAGTTACCAT GCCTCTCCCCCCCTGGCTACGCTTTCCAGACCGCTGCCGCAGTGATCCCCGAAGCAGCTCTTTACCAGCCTCAAGCCCTGCTGGCCTCTCCCAGGACCCCCCAGCACCCTGCCCCCGCAGCGCCCCCTGCTATCACTTACTACTCTACGCAGGCCCACGCGCACGCCCACGCCCAGGCCCAGGCCCAGGCCCAGGCACAGGCCCAGCTCTACATGAACATGAGCATGAACATGAACTACACTGCATACTACCCGAG CCCCCCTGTCTCTCCCACCACCGTGGGTTACTTTGCTGGTCCACACGGCTCCATGGTTGCTGCCCAGGCCTCCCCCAGCGCCATGCTGCCCCAGCCGGGAGCCCTGGTACGAATGCAGGGGCTTCCCTACAACACCGGCGTCAAGGAGATCCTCAGCTTCTTCCAGGGATACCAG CTCCACCCAGACTCTGTTCTCGTGCTTTACAACTTCAGCGGCCAGTGCAGCGGGGAGGCGTTGGTGACTTTTCCGAATGTTGACACGGCGAAGCAAGCCGTGGCCGAGAGATCGGAGCGGACCCTGGCAGGTCGCTACATCAACCTCTTTGTGGTGTaa
- the esrp2 gene encoding epithelial splicing regulatory protein 2 isoform X5: MASHNDTVVVLFGATAGANGVKLGSDERELILLVWQIVDLQNKKVGKLHRCLVKPDSLELTEQCKEDTALNLDDISKAEPLDDVLQQFHQSVSSELKLLGRSSFTLCTDGPLLIRQVFHPEASNKNLVLPDCFYSFVDLRKELHKCCPNSGSAQDHTLSSMAEYLNIPTENTETSAGVWEVKTMAAVVLRLLSEPHNHKFTDFETVKCKFETGACRKSEAVDSETVIRARGLPWQSSDQDIARFFKGLNIAKGGVALCLNAQGRRNGEALVRFVSPEHRDLALERHKHHMGSRYIEVYKATGEEFLKIAGGTSNEVAQFLSKENQVIIRMRGLPFTATAEEVLSFLGPDCPVTDDKEGLLFVKYPDGRPTGDAFVLFACEEYAQNAIKKHREILGKRYIELFRSTAAEVQQVLNRYMSTPLISTLPPPMLPVIPQPFIMTGPARDCVRLRGLPYTATIEDILEFMAEFTVDIKPHGVHMVLNQQGRPSGDAFIQMNSAERSFLVAQKCHKKMMKDRYVEVFQCSGEEMSFVLMGGTLNRSGLSPPPCLSPPGYAFQTAAAVIPEAALYQPQALLASPRTPQHPAPAAPPAITYYSTQAHAHAHAQAQAQAQAQAQLYMNMSMNMNYTAYYPSPPVSPTTVGYFAGPHGSMVAAQASPSAMLPQPGALVRMQGLPYNTGVKEILSFFQGYQYAPDDYNSLIQMNDQARSLLQPPKEWVCL; encoded by the exons ATGGCTTCGCACAATGATACTGTGGTGGTGTTGTTTGGGGCAACAGCTGGTGCAAATGGGGTTAAACTGGGTTCGGATGAGAGGGAATTAATTCTCTTGGTGTGGCAAATTGTGGATCTGCAGAACAAAAAG GTGGGGAAATTACACAGGTGCCTTGTAAAACCCGACAGTCTGGAACTAACAGAGCAGTGTAAAGAAGACACGGCTCTGAATTTGGATGACATTTCTAAAGCCGAGCCTTTAGACGACGTTCTGCAACAG TTTCACCAGTCCGTGTCGAGCGAGCTGAAGCTCCTGGGTAGGAGCTCCTTTACACTCTGCACAGACGGGCCCTTGCTTATCAGACAGGTCTTCCATCCAGAGGCCTCCAACAAG AATCTGGTCCTGCCAGATTGTTTTTATTCCTTTGTTGACCTGCGGAAGGAGCTTCACAAATGTTGTCCCAACTCCGGCTCTGCACAGGATCACACCCTTTCCTCCATGGCAGAAT ATTTAAACATCCCTACAGAAAACACAGAGACAAGCGCAGGGGTCTGGGAGGTGAAAACTATGGCAGCAGTCGTTTTACGACTTCTTTCTGAACCACACA ATCACAAATTCACAGACTTTGAGACCGTGAAGTGCAAGTTTGAAACCGGCGCCTG CAGGAAGTCGGAGGCTGTGGACAGCGAGACAGTGATCCGAGCCAGGGGACTCCCGTGGCAGTCTTCAGACCAGGACATTGCCAGGTTCTTCAAAGGGCTCAACATCGCCAA GGGCGGGGTGGCGCTGTGCCTCAATGCACAGGGCAGGCGGAACGGAGAGGCACTTGTTCGGTTTGTCAGTCCGGAGCACAGAGACCTGGCCCTGGAGAGACACAAGCATCACATGGGCAGCCGGTATATAGAG GTTTATAAAGCTACAGGAGAGGAATTTCTGAAAATAGCAGGTG gcactTCCAATGAAGTCGCCCAGTTCCTGTCAAAGGAGAACCAGGTGATCATCCGCATGCGCGGGCTGCCCTTCACCGCCACCGCGGAGGAGGTGCTCAGCTTCCTGGGTCCAGACTGCCCTGTGACGGACGACAAGGAGGGGCTGCTCTTCGTCAAGTACCCTGATGGGAGGCCCACGGGGGACGCCTTTGTGCTGTTTGCCTGCGAGGAGTATGCTCAGAACGCCATCAAGAAGCACAGGGAGATCCTGGGCAAGCGCTACATAGAGCTGTTCCGCAGCACTGCGGCAGAGGTGCAGCAG GTGTTGAACCGGTACATGTCCACACCTCTGATCTCCACACTGCCACCCCCCATGCTGCCGGTGATCCCCCAGCCCTTCATCATGACGGGGCCGGCACGGGACTGCGTGCGGCTCAGGGGCCTCCCCTACACCGCCACCATCGAGGACATCCTGGAGTTCATGGCCGAGTTCACAGTGGACATCAAGCCCCACGGCGTCCACATGGTCCTCAACCAGCAG GGTCGCCCATCCGGGGATGCCTTCATTCAGATGAACTCCGCGGAGCGCTCCTTCCTGGTGGCTCAGAAGTGCCACAAAAAGATGATGAAGGACCGCTACGTGGAGGTGTTCCAGTGCTCCGGGGAGGAGATGAGTTTTGTTTTAATGGGTGGCACTTTAAACCGTAGTGGCTTGTCCCCACCGCCAT GCCTCTCCCCCCCTGGCTACGCTTTCCAGACCGCTGCCGCAGTGATCCCCGAAGCAGCTCTTTACCAGCCTCAAGCCCTGCTGGCCTCTCCCAGGACCCCCCAGCACCCTGCCCCCGCAGCGCCCCCTGCTATCACTTACTACTCTACGCAGGCCCACGCGCACGCCCACGCCCAGGCCCAGGCCCAGGCCCAGGCACAGGCCCAGCTCTACATGAACATGAGCATGAACATGAACTACACTGCATACTACCCGAG CCCCCCTGTCTCTCCCACCACCGTGGGTTACTTTGCTGGTCCACACGGCTCCATGGTTGCTGCCCAGGCCTCCCCCAGCGCCATGCTGCCCCAGCCGGGAGCCCTGGTACGAATGCAGGGGCTTCCCTACAACACCGGCGTCAAGGAGATCCTCAGCTTCTTCCAGGGATACCAG TATGCACCCGATGACTACAACAGCCTTATTCAGATGAACGATCAAGCAAGGAGCTTGTTACAACCTCCCAAAGAGTGGGTCTGTTTGTAA